One part of the Fusobacterium pseudoperiodonticum genome encodes these proteins:
- the leuS gene encoding leucine--tRNA ligase has product MREYDYKEIEKKWQEKWAKDNIFKTENEVAGKENYYVLSMLPYPSGKLHVGHARNYTIGDVISRYKRMKGYNVLQPMGWDSFGLPAENAAIQNGIHPAIWTKSNIENMRRQLKLIGFSYDWEREIASYTPEYYKWNQWLFKRMYEKGLIYKKKSLVNWCPDCQTVLANEQVEDGMCWRHSKTHVIQKELEQWFFKITDYADELLEGHEEIKDGWPEKVLTMQKNWIGKSFGTELKLKVVETGEDLPIFTTRIDTIYGVSYAVVAPEHPIVDKILQVNPSIKDKVTEMKNTDMIERGAEGREKNGIDSGWHIENPISKEIVPLWIADYVLMNYGTGAVMGVPAHDERDFAFAGKYNLPVKQVITSKKADEKVELPFVEEGIMINSGDFNGLSSKDALIKIAEYVEEKNLGQRTYKYRLKDWGISRQRYWGTPIPVLYCEKCGEVLEKDENLPVILPDDIEFSGNGNPLETSNQFKEATCPCCGGKARRDTDTMDTFVDSSWYFLRYCDPKNLNLPFAKEIVDKWTPVDQYIGGVEHAVMHLLYARFFFKVLRDLGLLTANEPFKRLLTQGMVLGPSYYSEKENRYLLPKDVVLKGDKAYSQSGEELQVKVEKMSKSKNNGVDPEEMLDKYGADTTRLFIMFAAPPEKELEWNENGLAGAYRFLTRVWRLIFENSELVKNAHDDIDYDKLSKEDKALLIKLNQTIKKVTDAIENNYHFNTAIAANMELINEVQSYVTNSMSSEQAPKILAYTLKKILLMLSPFVPHFCDEIWEELGETGYLFNEKWPEYDEKMLSSDEVTIAVQVNGKIRGSFEIEKDCDKAIVEKAALELPNVTKHLEGMNIVKVIVIPNRIVNIVVKPQ; this is encoded by the coding sequence TTGAGAGAATACGATTATAAGGAAATTGAAAAGAAATGGCAAGAAAAATGGGCTAAAGATAATATCTTTAAAACTGAAAATGAAGTAGCAGGTAAAGAAAATTATTATGTACTTTCAATGCTACCTTATCCTTCAGGGAAACTACATGTTGGACATGCTAGAAACTATACTATAGGAGATGTTATTTCAAGATATAAAAGAATGAAGGGATATAATGTACTTCAACCTATGGGTTGGGACTCATTTGGACTTCCTGCAGAAAATGCTGCTATTCAAAATGGAATTCACCCTGCTATTTGGACTAAGTCTAATATAGAAAATATGAGAAGACAATTAAAATTAATTGGTTTTTCTTATGACTGGGAAAGAGAAATAGCAAGCTACACTCCTGAATACTATAAGTGGAATCAATGGCTATTCAAAAGAATGTATGAAAAAGGATTAATCTACAAGAAAAAATCTTTAGTTAACTGGTGTCCTGACTGTCAAACAGTTCTAGCAAACGAACAAGTTGAAGATGGAATGTGTTGGCGTCACTCTAAGACTCATGTTATACAAAAAGAATTGGAACAATGGTTCTTTAAAATAACTGACTATGCTGATGAGCTATTAGAAGGGCATGAAGAAATAAAAGATGGTTGGCCAGAAAAAGTTTTAACTATGCAAAAGAACTGGATAGGAAAATCTTTTGGTACTGAGCTAAAATTAAAAGTTGTTGAAACAGGTGAAGATTTACCTATATTCACAACAAGAATTGATACTATCTATGGGGTTTCTTATGCAGTTGTTGCACCTGAGCACCCTATTGTTGATAAAATCTTACAAGTTAATCCTTCAATCAAAGACAAAGTAACAGAAATGAAAAATACTGATATGATTGAAAGAGGAGCAGAAGGTAGAGAGAAAAATGGTATTGACAGTGGTTGGCATATAGAAAACCCTATAAGTAAAGAAATAGTTCCATTATGGATAGCTGACTACGTTCTTATGAACTATGGAACAGGAGCTGTAATGGGAGTTCCTGCTCACGATGAAAGAGACTTTGCTTTCGCTGGAAAATATAATTTACCTGTTAAGCAAGTTATAACTTCTAAAAAAGCTGATGAAAAAGTTGAATTACCTTTTGTTGAAGAAGGTATAATGATAAACTCAGGTGACTTTAATGGTCTATCTAGTAAAGATGCTTTAATTAAAATAGCAGAATACGTTGAAGAAAAAAATCTTGGACAAAGAACATATAAATATAGATTAAAAGACTGGGGTATTTCAAGACAAAGATATTGGGGAACTCCTATTCCTGTTCTATATTGTGAAAAATGTGGTGAAGTTTTAGAAAAAGATGAAAATCTACCTGTAATCTTACCTGATGATATAGAATTCTCTGGAAATGGAAATCCTTTAGAAACTTCTAACCAATTTAAAGAAGCTACTTGTCCTTGTTGTGGTGGAAAAGCTAGAAGAGATACTGATACTATGGATACTTTCGTAGATTCTTCTTGGTATTTCTTAAGATACTGTGATCCTAAAAATTTAAATTTACCTTTTGCTAAAGAAATTGTAGATAAATGGACTCCTGTAGACCAATATATTGGTGGAGTTGAACATGCTGTAATGCACTTACTATATGCTAGATTCTTCTTTAAAGTTTTAAGAGATTTAGGACTATTAACAGCAAATGAACCATTTAAGAGACTATTAACTCAAGGAATGGTATTAGGACCATCATATTATTCTGAAAAAGAAAACAGATATTTACTTCCAAAAGATGTTGTTTTAAAGGGAGATAAGGCTTATTCTCAATCAGGCGAAGAATTACAAGTTAAAGTTGAAAAGATGTCAAAATCTAAAAATAATGGTGTCGATCCTGAAGAAATGTTAGATAAATATGGAGCAGATACAACTAGATTATTTATCATGTTTGCTGCACCACCTGAAAAAGAATTAGAATGGAATGAAAATGGACTTGCAGGAGCATATAGATTCTTAACAAGAGTTTGGAGATTGATTTTTGAAAATTCAGAGCTTGTAAAAAATGCTCATGATGACATTGATTATGATAAACTTTCTAAAGAAGATAAGGCATTGTTAATTAAATTGAATCAAACTATTAAAAAAGTTACTGATGCAATTGAAAATAACTACCACTTTAATACAGCTATAGCTGCTAATATGGAACTTATCAATGAAGTTCAAAGCTATGTTACTAACTCTATGAGCTCAGAACAAGCTCCTAAAATTCTAGCTTATACATTGAAAAAGATATTACTTATGTTATCTCCATTTGTTCCACATTTCTGTGATGAAATTTGGGAAGAATTAGGAGAAACTGGATATTTATTCAATGAAAAATGGCCTGAATATGATGAGAAAATGTTATCTTCTGATGAAGTTACTATAGCTGTTCAAGTCAATGGAAAAATTAGAGGAAGCTTTGAAATTGAAAAAGATTGTGATAAGGCTATAGTTGAAAAAGCTGCTTTAGAATTACCAAATGTTACTAAACATTTAGAAGGAATGAATATTGTAAAAGTTATAGTAATACCTAATAGAATAGTTAATATTGTTGTAAAACCACAATAA